In Rhinopithecus roxellana isolate Shanxi Qingling chromosome 16, ASM756505v1, whole genome shotgun sequence, a single genomic region encodes these proteins:
- the ENHO gene encoding adropin: MGAAISQGALIAIVCNGLVGFLLLLLWVILCWACHSRSADVDSLSESSPNSSPGPCPEKAPPPQKPSHEGSYLLQP; encoded by the coding sequence ATGGGGGCAGCCATCTCCCAGGGGGCCCTCATCGCCATCGTCTGCAACGGTCTCGTAGgcttcttgctgctgctgctctgggtCATCCTCTGCTGGGCCTGCCATTCTCGCTCTGCTGACGTTGACTCTCTCTCTGAATCCAGTCCCAACTCCAGCCCTGGCCCCTGTCCTGAGAAGGCCCCACCACCCCAGAAGCCCAGCCATGAAGGCAGCTACCTGCTGCAGCCCTGA